From the Rhodoferax mekongensis genome, one window contains:
- a CDS encoding DUF4124 domain-containing protein, which produces MNKATIAVHLALAAWVAGTSTNVSAQAVAPVQGGVYTCVDAKGRKLTSDRPIVECIDREQKILNPSGTVRAKVGPSLTAKELADIEAKEKREAEERNRTAEEKRRDRALLTRYPSKAVHDQERADALSQITVVIKAATNRLEELGKQRRSIDEEMEFYKKDPTKAPAYVRRQLEENIQSQAVQRRFIGEQEAEVKRVNERFDDELGRLKQLWAAAAAVPK; this is translated from the coding sequence ATGAACAAGGCAACGATCGCAGTCCACCTGGCCCTTGCGGCATGGGTGGCCGGTACCTCCACCAATGTCAGTGCGCAGGCCGTTGCGCCTGTGCAAGGCGGGGTATACACCTGCGTAGACGCCAAGGGCCGCAAATTGACATCAGACCGGCCCATCGTGGAATGTATTGATCGGGAGCAGAAGATTCTGAATCCCAGCGGTACGGTACGTGCCAAAGTCGGCCCCAGTCTTACCGCCAAAGAGTTGGCCGATATCGAGGCTAAAGAAAAACGCGAAGCCGAAGAGCGCAACCGCACTGCCGAAGAAAAACGGCGTGACAGGGCGCTGCTTACCCGGTACCCCAGCAAAGCGGTGCATGACCAGGAGCGCGCAGATGCGTTGTCTCAAATCACGGTGGTGATCAAGGCCGCGACCAACCGGCTCGAAGAGTTGGGCAAGCAACGCCGATCTATCGACGAGGAGATGGAGTTCTATAAAAAGGACCCCACCAAAGCCCCGGCATATGTGCGTCGTCAGCTCGAAGAAAACATCCAGAGCCAGGCGGTGCAGCGCCGTTTTATCGGCGAGCAGGAGGCTGAAGTCAAACGCGTCAACGAGCGCTTTGACGATGAACTGGGGCGGCTGAAACAGCTCTGGGCTGCTGCAGCCGCGGTGCCGAAATAA
- the mreD gene encoding rod shape-determining protein MreD, whose translation MIMRPGQQLLLPARPLFIWGSLLAALLLNMLLNMGLWGRAAWTPDMLALVLVFWTVHQPLRIGIVAAFFFGLLMDVHQGALLGQHAMSYTVLSFLAITVHRRLLWFTVPSQSAQVLPLFVAAHALELLLRMSGGGAFPGWSLLLAPVLEAALWPVASVVLLAPQRRAPDPDENRPL comes from the coding sequence ATGATCATGCGTCCGGGTCAACAATTGTTGCTGCCGGCTAGGCCGCTGTTCATCTGGGGCAGTTTGCTGGCTGCGCTCTTGCTGAACATGTTGTTGAACATGGGTTTGTGGGGCCGTGCCGCGTGGACGCCGGACATGCTGGCCCTCGTTTTGGTTTTCTGGACGGTCCATCAACCCTTGCGCATTGGTATCGTCGCTGCGTTCTTTTTCGGTTTGCTGATGGATGTGCACCAGGGCGCATTGCTCGGTCAACACGCCATGTCCTACACGGTGCTCAGCTTTTTGGCGATCACGGTGCATCGCCGTTTGTTGTGGTTTACCGTGCCTTCTCAATCTGCGCAGGTATTGCCTTTGTTTGTGGCTGCGCACGCTTTGGAGTTGCTGTTGCGAATGTCCGGCGGAGGTGCTTTCCCCGGCTGGTCATTGCTGTTGGCGCCGGTGTTGGAGGCCGCTCTATGGCCTGTGGCCAGCGTGGTGCTCTTGGCGCCACAGCGCCGCGCTCCGGACCCCGATGAAAACCGCCCGTTGTAA
- a CDS encoding exodeoxyribonuclease III, which produces MFKLTSLNLNGIRSATSKGLEAWLTQARPDCICVQEVKAQAPDVAGRFESFGQLQGHFHFAEKKGYSGVAVYTRHAPSDVRIGYGSTEFDAEGRYVELRFDTPSRKFSIISAYFPSGSSGEDRQAAKFRFLAEFYPHLQQLRAEREFVLCGDLNIAHQEIDLKNWKGNKKNSGFLPEERAWMSKALSEGGLVDVYRQLEPTATDDCYTWWSNRGQAYAKNVGWRLDYHLATPALAATAREVAIYKTEKFSDHAPITVGYDFTL; this is translated from the coding sequence TTGTTTAAATTAACCAGCCTCAATCTCAACGGCATCCGTTCCGCCACCAGCAAAGGTCTGGAAGCCTGGCTCACGCAGGCGCGACCTGATTGTATTTGCGTGCAGGAAGTGAAAGCGCAGGCGCCTGATGTCGCCGGGCGCTTCGAGTCTTTCGGTCAGCTCCAGGGACACTTTCACTTTGCCGAGAAAAAGGGCTACTCCGGCGTCGCGGTCTACACCCGACATGCCCCGAGCGATGTGCGCATCGGCTACGGCTCCACCGAATTTGACGCCGAAGGCCGTTATGTTGAGTTGCGTTTCGACACCCCATCGCGCAAGTTTTCCATCATCAGCGCGTACTTTCCCAGCGGCTCTTCAGGCGAAGATCGACAAGCGGCCAAGTTCCGCTTTCTCGCGGAGTTCTACCCTCACCTCCAGCAGCTCAGGGCAGAACGTGAATTTGTGCTGTGCGGTGACCTGAATATTGCGCACCAGGAAATCGACCTGAAAAACTGGAAAGGCAACAAGAAGAACTCTGGCTTTTTGCCGGAAGAGCGCGCCTGGATGAGCAAGGCCCTCAGCGAAGGCGGCTTGGTCGACGTGTATCGCCAGCTGGAACCTACGGCCACCGACGACTGCTATACATGGTGGAGCAACCGCGGACAGGCCTATGCGAAGAACGTAGGCTGGCGTCTGGATTACCACTTGGCTACGCCTGCCCTGGCTGCGACAGCCAGAGAGGTTGCCATCTACAAGACCGAAAAGTTCTCTGACCACGCGCCCATCACCGTGGGCTACGACTTCACTTTGTAG
- the mrdA gene encoding penicillin-binding protein 2: MTELRNVQADLARFRTRVFVVSVLVLVCFFLLFARLVYLQIFRHEDLRAQAESNRTSIVPIVPNRGLIVDRNGVVLATNYSAYTLEITPSKSGGVEETLDELSKVVDITPRDRRRFKKLMEESKSFESLPIRTRLTDTEVARFAAQRFRFPGVEIKARLFRNYPYGDLASHVIGYIGRINRAEKEKIDDSEDQANYRGTEYIGKLGVEQSFESVLHGITGVERIETSAGGRAVRKLASNPSTPGNVVVLSIDIKLQKLIEDMFGSRRGALVAMDPKTGEVLAFVSKPTFDSNLFVEGIDQENWQMLNESIDKPLLNRALRGTYPPGSTYKPFMAMAALETGTRTPQTLINDPGFYMFGGNRFGSPENERGGIMDMRRAIVESSNVYFYSLANELGVDTMHDFMAPLGFGQITGIDINGEVRGVLPSQEWKRKYYKRPEQQKWYAGETISLGIGQGYNSFTMLQIAQAVSTLANNGVKHKPQLVIATQDATTRVRTPVAPEPPIDLAYKPENLKVVKDAMVGVTQGGTGTRVFAGAGYVSGGKTGTAQAVSLGKNQKYNASTMEEHQRDHSLYIAFAPADDPKIALAVIVENAGFGAASAAPIARRTFDYWLLGQYPSEEDMAAVSQGKATAPIGKPRVAAELPWPPPR; encoded by the coding sequence ATGACCGAGTTACGCAACGTCCAGGCGGATCTGGCGCGCTTCCGGACCCGGGTGTTCGTGGTCAGCGTGCTGGTGCTGGTGTGCTTCTTTCTGTTGTTTGCACGTTTGGTGTATCTGCAGATCTTCCGGCACGAAGACTTGCGCGCCCAAGCCGAAAGCAACCGTACCTCCATTGTGCCTATCGTGCCCAACCGGGGCCTGATCGTGGACCGCAACGGCGTGGTGTTGGCCACCAACTACTCCGCTTACACCCTTGAAATCACACCCTCCAAAAGCGGTGGTGTGGAAGAGACCCTGGACGAACTCTCCAAGGTGGTGGATATCACGCCCCGCGACCGCCGGCGGTTCAAAAAGCTGATGGAAGAGTCCAAGAGCTTTGAATCCCTGCCGATTCGCACCCGTTTGACAGACACCGAGGTTGCGCGCTTTGCAGCCCAACGCTTTCGCTTTCCCGGCGTGGAGATCAAGGCCCGGCTGTTCCGAAACTACCCATACGGGGATCTTGCGAGTCACGTGATCGGTTACATCGGTCGTATCAACCGCGCGGAAAAAGAAAAGATCGATGACAGCGAGGACCAGGCCAACTACCGTGGTACCGAATACATCGGCAAACTGGGGGTGGAGCAAAGTTTTGAGTCGGTGCTGCACGGTATTACCGGTGTGGAACGCATTGAAACTTCCGCGGGCGGGAGGGCTGTGCGAAAGCTCGCCAGTAACCCGTCCACCCCCGGCAACGTGGTGGTGCTGTCCATCGACATCAAGCTGCAAAAGCTGATCGAGGACATGTTCGGTTCCCGCCGTGGCGCTCTGGTGGCCATGGACCCGAAGACCGGCGAGGTGTTGGCATTTGTGAGCAAGCCCACGTTTGACTCCAACCTGTTCGTGGAGGGTATCGACCAGGAAAACTGGCAGATGCTCAATGAGTCCATTGACAAGCCGCTGCTCAATCGGGCCTTGCGCGGTACGTATCCGCCCGGCTCAACGTACAAGCCCTTCATGGCGATGGCCGCCCTGGAGACTGGCACCCGCACACCACAGACACTGATCAACGATCCGGGCTTTTACATGTTCGGTGGCAACCGCTTCGGCAGCCCGGAAAACGAACGCGGCGGCATCATGGACATGCGCCGCGCCATTGTGGAGTCGAGCAACGTGTATTTCTACTCGCTGGCCAATGAGCTGGGCGTAGACACCATGCACGATTTCATGGCGCCACTGGGTTTCGGCCAGATCACCGGCATTGACATCAATGGCGAAGTGCGCGGTGTGCTCCCCAGCCAAGAGTGGAAGCGCAAGTACTACAAACGCCCGGAGCAGCAAAAATGGTACGCCGGTGAAACCATTTCCCTGGGTATTGGTCAAGGCTACAACAGCTTCACGATGTTGCAGATCGCGCAGGCCGTGTCAACGCTGGCGAACAATGGTGTCAAACACAAACCTCAATTGGTTATCGCCACCCAGGACGCCACCACGCGGGTGCGCACGCCGGTAGCGCCTGAGCCGCCGATTGATCTGGCCTACAAGCCGGAGAACCTCAAGGTCGTCAAAGATGCCATGGTCGGAGTGACCCAGGGCGGCACCGGAACCCGCGTGTTCGCCGGTGCAGGTTATGTGAGTGGAGGCAAGACCGGAACGGCACAGGCGGTGAGCCTGGGCAAAAACCAGAAGTACAACGCCTCCACCATGGAGGAGCACCAGCGAGACCATTCGCTGTACATCGCATTCGCGCCCGCCGATGACCCCAAGATTGCTCTGGCAGTGATTGTGGAGAATGCGGGTTTTGGTGCTGCATCGGCGGCGCCCATTGCGCGGCGCACGTTTGACTATTGGTTGCTCGGCCAGTACCCCAGCGAGGAAGACATGGCCGCAGTCAGCCAAGGCAAAGCCACTGCGCCCATCGGCAAGCCACGTGTGGCTGCCGAACTGCCTTGGCCACCTCCGCGCTAG
- a CDS encoding M48 family metallopeptidase, with amino-acid sequence MPTVYLHSPVTRSSFRSCIFALVWAFVALGVEPAMAREGVDVGGNSAFSKLVPAEEIEQSAAQQYAQMLAKADQQRALAGKEHPQLQRLRAIARRIIPYANEWNPRAKNWQWEVNLIGSKQINAFCMPGGKIAFYTGILDTLKLTDDEVAMVMGHEIAHALREHARERMGKTAATGLGANLLSQVLGLGQVGQTVTQYGAQLLTLKFSREDESEADLVGLELAARAGYDPRAGISLWRKMSAANKNAPPQWLSTHPAGETRIADMEAAMPQVVPLYNKAQKPSTK; translated from the coding sequence ATGCCGACCGTTTACCTGCATTCGCCAGTCACCCGCAGCTCGTTTCGCAGTTGCATCTTTGCCCTGGTATGGGCCTTCGTCGCGCTGGGTGTCGAACCCGCCATGGCGCGTGAGGGGGTGGATGTGGGCGGCAACTCGGCTTTCAGCAAGCTGGTGCCTGCGGAAGAAATAGAGCAATCCGCCGCCCAGCAGTACGCGCAGATGTTGGCCAAGGCGGATCAGCAACGGGCGTTGGCGGGCAAAGAGCACCCTCAGCTACAGCGCCTTCGCGCAATTGCCCGGCGCATCATCCCTTACGCCAACGAATGGAATCCGCGTGCCAAGAACTGGCAGTGGGAGGTCAACCTCATCGGATCCAAACAGATCAATGCGTTTTGCATGCCGGGCGGCAAGATTGCCTTCTACACCGGCATTCTGGACACCCTCAAACTCACCGATGACGAGGTGGCGATGGTGATGGGTCATGAAATAGCCCATGCCTTGCGCGAACATGCCCGCGAGCGCATGGGCAAGACGGCGGCGACCGGCTTGGGCGCGAACTTGCTGAGTCAGGTATTGGGGCTGGGTCAGGTCGGGCAAACCGTGACCCAATACGGCGCCCAGCTATTGACCTTGAAGTTCAGCCGCGAAGACGAATCAGAGGCCGACCTCGTAGGGCTGGAGCTGGCGGCCCGGGCAGGTTACGATCCGCGCGCCGGCATCAGTCTGTGGCGCAAGATGTCCGCCGCCAACAAAAATGCCCCCCCGCAGTGGCTCTCCACCCACCCCGCGGGGGAGACCCGCATCGCCGATATGGAGGCCGCCATGCCCCAGGTGGTACCCCTGTACAACAAGGCGCAGAAACCGTCTACAAAGTGA
- a CDS encoding rod shape-determining protein — protein MFGAFRQYFSTDLAIDLGTANTLIFVRDKGIVLDEPSVVAIRHEGGPQGKKTIQAVGREAKAMLGKVPGNIEAIRPMKDGVIADFTVTEQMLKQFIKMVHPRGVFKPSPRIIICVPCGSTQVERRAIRESALGAGASDVYLIEEPMAAAIGAGLPVAEASGSMVVDIGGGTTEVGVISLGGMVYKGSVRVGGDKFDEAIINYIRRNYGMLIGEPTAEAIKKQIGSAFPGSEVKEMEVRGRNLSEGVPRSFTISSNEILEALTDPLNNIVSAVKNALEQTPPELGADIADRGMMLTGGGALLRDLDRLLAEETGLPVLVAEDPLTCVVRGCGIALEQMECLGSIFTSE, from the coding sequence ATGTTTGGAGCTTTCCGTCAGTATTTTTCTACTGACCTGGCGATTGACCTCGGTACCGCCAACACCCTGATTTTTGTGCGTGACAAGGGTATTGTTCTTGACGAACCCTCCGTCGTCGCCATCCGCCACGAAGGCGGCCCCCAAGGCAAGAAAACCATCCAGGCCGTAGGCCGCGAAGCCAAGGCCATGTTGGGCAAAGTGCCCGGCAACATCGAGGCGATCCGCCCGATGAAAGACGGCGTGATTGCCGACTTCACGGTGACGGAGCAGATGCTCAAGCAGTTCATCAAGATGGTGCACCCCCGCGGCGTGTTCAAGCCCAGCCCCCGTATCATCATTTGCGTGCCTTGCGGCTCCACCCAAGTGGAACGTCGGGCTATCCGTGAATCCGCGCTCGGCGCAGGCGCCAGCGACGTGTACCTGATTGAAGAACCCATGGCAGCAGCCATCGGTGCCGGTTTGCCAGTGGCTGAAGCCAGTGGCTCCATGGTGGTAGACATCGGTGGTGGTACGACCGAAGTGGGCGTGATCTCCCTGGGCGGCATGGTCTACAAGGGCTCGGTCCGTGTCGGCGGCGACAAGTTTGACGAAGCCATCATCAACTACATCCGCCGCAACTACGGCATGCTGATCGGTGAGCCCACTGCGGAAGCCATCAAGAAGCAAATCGGCTCTGCGTTTCCCGGTTCTGAAGTCAAGGAAATGGAAGTCCGCGGTCGCAACCTGTCGGAAGGTGTGCCACGCAGCTTCACCATCTCCTCCAACGAAATCCTGGAAGCACTGACGGACCCGTTGAACAACATCGTGTCCGCTGTCAAGAACGCCCTGGAACAAACCCCGCCTGAATTGGGTGCCGACATTGCCGATCGCGGCATGATGCTGACCGGTGGTGGCGCCTTGTTGCGCGACCTGGACCGTTTGTTGGCCGAGGAAACCGGTTTGCCGGTGTTGGTCGCTGAAGACCCGCTGACCTGCGTGGTGCGTGGTTGCGGCATTGCACTGGAGCAGATGGAATGTTTGGGCTCCATTTTCACCAGCGAATAA
- the gatA gene encoding Asp-tRNA(Asn)/Glu-tRNA(Gln) amidotransferase subunit GatA produces the protein MTTPLSTRAPHDLSVQELVQAIADKQVSATELAQHFLDRSQAHANLAAFVDLNAETTLAQAKAADARIAAGTAGALEGLPLAHKDIFVTRDFATTAGSRMLKGYRSPFDATVVSKLAEAGAVTLGKVNCDEFAMGSSNENTAVAAVGSDTVQPVRNPWDTKRIPGGSSGGSAAVVAARLAPAATGTDTGGSIRQPAAFCGITGIKPTYGRASRYGMVAFASSLDQAGPMARSAEDCALLLSAMCGPDPDRDSTSLDAPAENFTRKLNDSIEGLRIGVPKEFFGEGLSDDVRSAVDAALQQYEQLGAKLVPIALPRTELSIPVYYIIAPAEASSNLSRFDGVKFGHRARDYGDLADMYKKTRAEGFGDEVKRRIMIGTYVLSHGYYDAYYLQAQKIRRMIADDFQNAFKECDVIAGPVAPTVAWKIGEKSDDPVANYLTDIFTLSGSLAGLPGMSIPVGFAKSEADKGLPIGMQLLGNYLDEARLLNAAHRFQQATDYHLAKPAGF, from the coding sequence ATGACGACTCCTCTCTCCACCCGCGCGCCGCACGACCTGAGTGTTCAGGAACTGGTGCAAGCGATTGCGGACAAACAAGTTTCGGCCACTGAGTTGGCCCAGCACTTTCTCGACCGCAGCCAAGCACACGCCAACCTTGCGGCGTTCGTGGACCTCAACGCAGAAACCACCCTGGCGCAGGCGAAGGCCGCCGACGCGCGCATTGCTGCCGGAACCGCTGGTGCGCTGGAAGGCCTGCCATTGGCCCACAAAGACATCTTTGTGACCCGCGACTTCGCCACCACCGCCGGCTCCCGCATGCTCAAGGGCTACCGCTCACCGTTTGATGCCACCGTGGTGAGCAAACTGGCAGAAGCAGGTGCGGTGACCCTGGGCAAAGTGAACTGCGACGAGTTCGCCATGGGTTCTAGCAACGAAAACACGGCGGTTGCGGCAGTGGGCAGCGACACCGTTCAGCCAGTGCGCAACCCGTGGGACACCAAACGTATCCCTGGTGGATCGTCCGGTGGCAGCGCCGCTGTTGTGGCCGCCCGCTTGGCGCCCGCAGCAACGGGCACCGACACTGGCGGCTCCATCCGCCAACCCGCTGCGTTTTGCGGCATCACCGGCATCAAACCCACCTACGGCCGTGCGTCCCGCTACGGCATGGTGGCATTCGCCTCGAGCCTGGATCAGGCAGGTCCCATGGCCCGCAGTGCCGAAGACTGCGCCTTGCTGTTGTCTGCCATGTGCGGACCGGACCCGGACCGTGACTCCACTTCTCTGGACGCGCCCGCTGAGAACTTCACTCGCAAACTCAACGACAGCATCGAAGGCTTGCGCATAGGCGTACCGAAAGAGTTTTTCGGGGAAGGTTTGTCCGACGATGTGCGCAGTGCCGTGGATGCCGCGCTCCAACAGTACGAACAACTCGGTGCCAAGCTGGTGCCTATTGCCTTGCCACGCACTGAGTTGTCTATTCCCGTCTACTACATCATTGCGCCCGCAGAAGCCTCGAGCAACCTGAGCCGCTTTGACGGCGTGAAGTTTGGCCACCGCGCCAGGGACTACGGCGACTTGGCCGACATGTACAAAAAGACCCGCGCTGAAGGTTTTGGCGATGAGGTCAAACGCCGCATCATGATCGGCACGTATGTGCTGAGCCATGGCTATTACGACGCCTATTACCTGCAAGCGCAAAAGATCCGCCGCATGATTGCGGACGATTTCCAGAACGCCTTCAAGGAATGCGATGTGATTGCCGGCCCTGTAGCGCCTACCGTGGCGTGGAAGATCGGCGAAAAATCAGATGACCCGGTCGCCAACTACCTGACCGACATCTTCACGCTGTCCGGCTCACTGGCCGGGCTGCCGGGCATGAGCATCCCCGTCGGCTTTGCCAAGTCTGAAGCGGACAAAGGTCTACCCATCGGCATGCAGTTGTTGGGCAATTACCTCGACGAAGCGCGCCTGCTCAACGCAGCCCACCGCTTCCAGCAAGCCACCGATTACCACCTGGCCAAGCCCGCAGGATTCTGA
- the gatB gene encoding Asp-tRNA(Asn)/Glu-tRNA(Gln) amidotransferase subunit GatB, with protein sequence MSETVNTFEAQQQGRPTGPLVHGYEVIIGFETHAQLSTQSKIFSRASTAFGAEPNTQACSVDLALPGTLPVMNKGAVERAIQFGLAINSHIAPRSIFARKNYFYPDLPKGYQISQFEIPVVQGGAVEFFLGDEKKTVRLVRAHLEEDAGKSLHEDFIGQSGIDLNRAGTPLLEIVTEPDMRSSAEAVAYAKELHKIVTWIGICDGNMQEGSFRCDANVSVRKPGQPLGTRREIKNLNSFKFMQQAIDFEVRWQIEQIEDGHEIQQATVLFNPDTGETRAMRTKEDAADYRYFPDPDLPPLCISEQWIETVRAQMAELPRNMAARFQADYGLSEYDSTQLTQSLALATYFEVAAKASGQAKLVSNWITGELARRLNGQDLSIEQSPVAAATLAKLVGRIADSTISNSAAKQVFDALWDGSAEVDAIIDAKGLKQMNDTGALEAIVNDVIAANAKNVAEFKAGNEKALNGLVGQIMKASKGKANPQQVNDLLRSKLAN encoded by the coding sequence ATGAGTGAGACTGTGAACACATTCGAAGCACAACAACAAGGCCGCCCCACCGGCCCGCTGGTGCATGGCTACGAGGTCATCATCGGCTTTGAAACCCACGCCCAACTTTCGACCCAGTCGAAGATTTTCTCGCGCGCCAGCACGGCCTTCGGCGCGGAGCCCAACACCCAAGCTTGCAGCGTGGACTTGGCCCTGCCCGGCACCTTGCCCGTGATGAACAAAGGCGCGGTCGAGCGCGCCATCCAGTTCGGCCTGGCCATCAACTCACATATCGCTCCGCGCAGCATCTTTGCACGCAAGAACTACTTCTACCCTGACCTGCCCAAGGGCTACCAGATCAGCCAGTTTGAGATTCCGGTGGTGCAAGGCGGAGCCGTGGAGTTTTTCTTGGGTGACGAAAAGAAAACCGTACGCTTGGTGCGCGCGCACCTGGAAGAAGACGCCGGCAAGTCGCTGCACGAAGACTTCATCGGACAAAGCGGCATCGACCTGAACCGCGCGGGTACGCCCCTGCTGGAAATCGTGACAGAGCCCGACATGCGCTCCAGCGCCGAGGCCGTGGCGTACGCCAAAGAGTTGCACAAAATTGTGACGTGGATCGGCATCTGCGATGGCAACATGCAGGAGGGCTCGTTCCGTTGCGACGCTAACGTGTCGGTGCGCAAACCTGGCCAGCCCCTGGGCACCCGCCGCGAGATCAAGAACCTGAACAGCTTCAAGTTCATGCAGCAAGCCATCGACTTCGAGGTGCGCTGGCAGATCGAACAGATTGAAGACGGCCACGAGATCCAACAAGCCACCGTGCTCTTCAACCCCGACACGGGCGAGACCCGCGCCATGCGCACCAAAGAAGATGCGGCCGACTACCGCTACTTCCCCGACCCCGACCTGCCGCCGCTATGTATTTCAGAGCAGTGGATCGAGACGGTACGTGCGCAAATGGCCGAATTGCCCCGCAATATGGCTGCACGCTTCCAGGCGGACTACGGCCTGAGTGAATACGACTCGACGCAGCTCACGCAAAGCCTGGCATTGGCCACTTACTTTGAAGTTGCGGCCAAAGCCAGCGGGCAGGCCAAACTGGTCAGTAACTGGATCACCGGAGAGCTGGCACGTCGCCTGAATGGACAAGACTTGTCTATTGAGCAATCGCCCGTTGCCGCTGCAACGTTGGCTAAGCTGGTTGGGCGAATTGCCGACAGCACGATTTCCAATAGTGCAGCGAAGCAAGTATTTGATGCCCTGTGGGATGGCAGTGCTGAGGTAGATGCCATCATTGACGCCAAGGGTCTCAAGCAAATGAACGACACTGGCGCGCTGGAGGCCATTGTCAACGACGTGATTGCTGCCAACGCCAAGAACGTCGCCGAGTTCAAGGCGGGGAACGAAAAGGCCTTGAACGGCCTGGTGGGTCAAATCATGAAGGCCAGCAAAGGCAAGGCGAACCCGCAACAAGTCAACGACCTGCTGCGCAGCAAACTCGCCAACTGA
- the pyrE gene encoding orotate phosphoribosyltransferase, translated as MSDKDPLAQEFVQFAIECGVLRFGEFKTKAGRMSPYFFNAGLFDDGAKLGRLAGFYAQRLLASGIEFDMVFGPAYKGIPLGAAVAIELARLGRNVPFAYNRKEAKDHGEGGTLVGAPLQGRVLIIDDVMSAGTAARESIAIIQAAGATPHAVCIALDRQEMATENGQDVPYSAVQYVREQLGLKVCAIAKLGDLMQYLDQSTGSTQDAQRVLAYRQRYGVEER; from the coding sequence ATGTCGGATAAAGACCCGTTGGCCCAAGAGTTTGTGCAGTTTGCAATCGAGTGCGGGGTGCTGCGGTTCGGCGAATTCAAGACCAAGGCCGGCCGCATGAGCCCCTACTTTTTCAATGCCGGGCTGTTTGACGACGGGGCCAAACTCGGACGACTCGCCGGATTCTATGCGCAGCGTTTGCTGGCGAGTGGCATCGAATTCGATATGGTGTTCGGCCCGGCCTACAAAGGCATTCCCTTGGGCGCGGCCGTGGCGATCGAGCTGGCGCGTCTCGGTCGCAATGTGCCATTTGCCTACAACCGCAAAGAAGCCAAAGACCACGGCGAAGGCGGCACTCTGGTGGGCGCGCCACTCCAAGGCCGGGTGTTGATCATTGATGACGTGATGTCTGCTGGAACCGCAGCACGTGAGTCCATCGCCATCATTCAGGCCGCTGGTGCGACCCCCCATGCTGTCTGCATCGCCCTGGATCGCCAAGAAATGGCCACCGAGAACGGCCAGGATGTGCCTTACAGTGCGGTGCAGTACGTGCGCGAGCAGTTGGGCTTGAAGGTCTGTGCAATTGCGAAGCTGGGGGATTTGATGCAGTATCTGGATCAAAGCACGGGCTCTACCCAAGATGCCCAGCGCGTGTTGGCTTATCGCCAACGTTACGGGGTTGAAGAAAGATAA
- the gatC gene encoding Asp-tRNA(Asn)/Glu-tRNA(Gln) amidotransferase subunit GatC, translating into MSLTSSDIARIANLARLELQPDESERMLTQLNGFFGIVEAMRAVDTTGVQPLAHPVAAIQDITLRLRDDAVSEPDNREANQRSAPAVERGLFLVPKVIE; encoded by the coding sequence ATGTCACTGACATCTTCCGACATCGCCCGCATTGCCAACTTGGCGCGCCTTGAATTGCAGCCCGATGAAAGTGAGCGCATGCTCACACAATTGAATGGTTTTTTTGGGATTGTCGAGGCCATGCGGGCTGTGGACACCACGGGTGTTCAACCCCTGGCACACCCGGTAGCCGCCATCCAGGACATCACGTTGCGCCTGCGGGACGACGCCGTCTCCGAGCCAGACAACCGTGAAGCCAATCAACGCAGTGCCCCTGCCGTCGAGCGGGGCCTGTTCCTGGTCCCCAAGGTCATTGAGTAA
- a CDS encoding sulfite exporter TauE/SafE family protein: protein MELLIASLASGLAGFIDSIVGGGGLILTPALFALFPTAHPATLFGTNKGAAVAGTAFAAVRYNRQVRLPWHALLPATLVCFAAALSGAWLVTQISPQYLRKALPFILVLVLGYTLAKKELGRHHLPQFSGRKEVLMACAIGGSIGFYDGFFGPGTGSFFVFLLVRVLGYDFLHASAGAKLLNTASNSAALVLFTFTGHVWWHYVLVMAVANILGSFAGTHLALKHGTGFVRSVFIAVVSALILKTAYDAFLRGL from the coding sequence ATGGAATTGCTCATTGCCTCGCTCGCCTCCGGACTGGCCGGATTCATTGATTCGATTGTGGGCGGGGGCGGTTTGATCCTGACGCCAGCCTTGTTCGCCCTTTTTCCTACTGCCCATCCGGCGACCCTGTTCGGCACCAACAAAGGTGCCGCAGTGGCAGGAACCGCATTCGCCGCTGTGCGCTACAACCGTCAGGTGCGTCTGCCTTGGCACGCTTTGTTACCCGCCACGCTGGTGTGCTTTGCAGCTGCACTGTCGGGCGCATGGCTGGTGACCCAGATTTCCCCCCAGTACCTGCGCAAAGCGCTGCCCTTCATTCTGGTACTGGTACTGGGTTACACCTTGGCGAAAAAAGAGCTCGGCCGGCACCACCTGCCACAGTTCAGTGGCCGCAAGGAAGTGCTGATGGCATGCGCCATCGGGGGCAGCATCGGCTTTTACGACGGGTTTTTCGGCCCTGGCACCGGCAGCTTTTTTGTGTTTCTGTTGGTCCGGGTGCTGGGTTACGACTTTTTGCATGCCTCGGCCGGCGCCAAGCTGCTCAACACAGCCTCCAATTCCGCCGCCCTGGTCCTGTTTACCTTCACCGGGCACGTCTGGTGGCACTATGTGCTTGTCATGGCAGTCGCCAACATCTTGGGTAGCTTCGCCGGAACCCACCTGGCCCTCAAGCACGGCACGGGCTTTGTACGTTCGGTATTCATCGCCGTGGTGTCGGCGCTGATTCTCAAGACAGCGTATGACGCTTTTCTGCGAGGCCTCTAG